The Stomoxys calcitrans chromosome 3, idStoCalc2.1, whole genome shotgun sequence genome includes a region encoding these proteins:
- the LOC106093429 gene encoding probable cytochrome P450 6a13 has product MHHTNIVEELYKRFKGKEKMVGFYVFTRPVALILDLDLVRQILVKDFNNFANRGSYHNDKDLLMANIFFWDVERWRPLRNNMRTLFKPAKMRSMFNNVQKCAKDLKEAFDEALTLEDNVHMNKLSVLFTVDTITRCFFGIENSALRDKHNECGRIASKITARTNYSVLKQLLGLNYYDMLQALGMEVRIFAKEVEDFFMGPIKQIIRDREYCEAKTGDLVDLLLEMRDNQGQPGMTFNEMTAQMFIFFLAGHESGAVAIAFVLYELAHHPNIQDKVREEILGVLKQHNNELSYEASMKLPYLEQVIAETNRRYPILNFLERTVTQDYRLENSNIVLEKGCTIYIPVYSIHYDPEFYENPQEFHPQHFHSSESGSRHPMAFLGFGEGPRNCIGMRMGQMQMILGLVALLSNFKFSVCEKTVRKFKISDHVFNTRILDEIWLKVEKLEKI; this is encoded by the exons ATGCATCACACAAACATTGTGGAAGAACTTTATAAGCGTTTCAAGGGTAAGGAGAAAATGGTGGGATTTTATGTCTTCACCCGACCGGTAGCCTTAATACTCGATCTGGACTTGGTGAGACAAATTTTGGTCAAGGActtcaacaattttgccaatcGTGGCTCATATCACAATGATAAGGATTTGCTGATGGCGAATATATTCTTTTGGGACGTCGAAAGATGGAGACCTTTGAGAAATAACATGAGAACCTTatttaaaccagcaaaaatgagaTCCATGTTCAACAACGTTCAAAAGTGTGCCAAGGATCTAAAAGAAGCCTTCGATGAAGCTTTGACATTGGAGGACAACGTGCACATGAATAAACTGAGTGTTCTGTTTACAGTGGATACCATAACCCGTTGTTTCTTTGGCATTGAGAACTCCGCTCTGAGAGACAAACATAATGAGTGTGGCAGGATTGCCTCAAAAATCACCGCCAGGACCAATTATAGTGTGCTTAAACAATTGCTGGGCTTAAACTATTATGACATGCTACAGGCTCTCGGTATGGAGGTACGAATCTTTGCCAAAGAAGTTGAAGACTTTTTTATGGGTCCCATAAAACAAATTATCCGTGACCGAGAATATTGTGAAGCAAAAACTGGTGATTTGGTTGATCTCTTGCTAGAGATGAGAGATAACCAGGGGCAGCCTGGCATGACCTTTAACGAGATGACTGCccaaatgtttatatttttccTAGCTGGCCATGAATCAGGGGCTGTGGCCATAGCCTTTGTCTTATATGAATTGGCCCATCATCCCAACATACAGGACAAGGTCAGAGAAGAAATTCTAGGAGTTCTAAAACAACACAATAACGAGCTTAGCTATGAGGCTAGCATGAAATTGCCTTACTTGGAGCAAGTAATAGCAG AAACCAATCGTCGTTAtccaattttaaactttttggaGCGCACTGTGACCCAAGACTACCGCCTTGAGAACTCCAACATTGTCCTTGAAAAAGGATGCACCATCTATATACCAGTTTACAGCATACACTATGACccggaattttatgaaaatcctcAGGAATTTCATCCTCAACACTTCCATTCTTCAGAATCTGGCTCCAGACATCCCATGGCATTTTTGGGTTTTGGTGAAGGTCCTAGAAACTGTATTGGCATGCGTATGGGTCAAATGCAAATGATTTTGGGCCTAGTTGCTCTGTTgtcgaattttaaattttcggttTGTGAAAAAACTGTTCGGAAATTTAAAATATCCGATCATGTATTCAATACCAGAATTTTGGATGAGATTTGGCTGAAGGTggagaaattagaaaaaatatga
- the LOC106093431 gene encoding cytochrome P450 6a8 has translation MHFWLIALGTCVALIISLLKHHFSYWQRKGIQQMSPNLLWGNVQHLKSLNHREFLQDVYDQFHAPTKVVGAYVYGKPVAVILDLDMIKSVLIKDFNKFTSRMAYRNDKDILSQHLFNIEGTLWRPLRQKFSPTFTSGKMKYMFATIKAVADEFAETFRRQLEMTNLLDICDLNSRFTIDVIGSSIFGFECNSLNNPSAEFRQITRMIFGRKNFNIRWQLFKHTYVRFMKFLGHKRYPQMVEDFFRRVVREGIVEREKHNIVRNDFVNLVLQLRKSGDMNLSFDQIAAQFFVFFSAGYETSATTMTCVLYELARHKEIQNKLRQEIQEILEKHDNNLTYEAVMEMKFLEAVIKETLRLYTPVPFLQRVATEQATLDNITFEKGTEVYIPSWAIHHDPNIYHNPNEFCPERFTALHEDQRHPQSFLAFGDGPRNCIGLRFGSLQSKVGLISLLSKFKFSHVPETCKEIVFSKHSIILTVSNEVMLKVEKL, from the exons ATGCATTTTTGGTTGATTGCCTTGGGCACCTGCGTGGCCTTGATAATCAGCCTTTTGAAGCATCACTTTAGTTATTGGCAACGCAAAGGCATTCAACAAATGTCCCCCAATCTGTTATGGGGCAATGTGCAGCATTTGAAAAGTCTAAATCATCGTGAGTTTCTACAGGATGTCTATGACCAATTCCATGCACCAACCAAGGTGGTGGGGGCCTATGTGTATGGCAAACCGGTAGCTGTAATACTTGACTTGGACATGATCAAAAGTGTACTGATCAAGGATTTCAATAAATTCACCAGTCGCATGGCCTATAGGAATGACAAGGATATATTGTCGCAGCATCTGTTCAATATCGAGGGAACGCTATGGAGACCTCTGCGCCAAAAATTCTCGCCCACTTTTACCTCGGGAAAAATGAAATATATGTTTGCCACCATCAAAGCGGTGGCCGATGAATTTGCCGAAACCTTTAGGCGACAGCTTGAAATGACGAACTTGCTGGACATCTGTGACCTCAATAGCCGTTTCACCATCGATGTCATAGGCTCCAGCATTTTTGGCTTTGAGTGCAATAGCCTGAACAATCCCTCGGCAGAATTTCGTCAAATCACTCGAATGATATTTGGCCGAAAGAATTTCAACATACGTTGGCAATTGTTCAAGCACACCTATGTgcgttttatgaaatttttgggCCACAAAAGATATCCCCAAATGGTGGAGGATTTCTTTAGGCGAGTGGTGCGCGAGGGCATTGTGGAGCGTGAAAAACACAACATTGTGCGCAATGATTTTGTAAATTTGGTATTACAATTGAGAAAATCCGGGGATATGAACTTGAGTTTTGATCAAATTGCGGcgcaattttttgtatttttttcggCGGGCTATGAGACTTCGGCAACCACCATGACTTGTGTGCTGTATGAATTGGCCAGGCATAAAGAGATACAAAACAAATTGAGGCAAGAAATACAAGAGATCTTGGAAAAGCATGATAACAACTTGACCTATGAAGCTGTTATGGAGATGAAATTTCTGGAGGCAGTGATAAAag AAACCTTGCGTTTGTATACCCCTGTACCCTTTCTGCAACGTGTGGCCACTGAGCAGGCCACCCTCGACAATATCACCTTTGAGAAAGGCACCGAAGTTTATATACCCAGTTGGGCTATACACCATGACCCAAATATCTACCACAATCCTAATGAGTTTTGCCCCGAACGTTTTACTGCTCTCCATGAAGACCAAAGGCATCCTCAGTCGTTTTTAGCATTTGGAGATGGTCCCAGAAATTGCATTGGTCTACGTTTTGGTAGCTTGCAATCAAAAGTTGGCCTTATTTCCCTATTATCGAAATTTAAATTCTCTCATGTGCCCGAAACTTGCAAAGAGATTGTATTCTCAAAGCATAGCATAATTTTGACAGTATCAAATGAGGTGATGTTGAAGGTGGAAAAACTGTAG
- the LOC106093428 gene encoding probable cytochrome P450 6a13, producing MLSWLGYILIVMSLMGAFLYHKFLYWQRKGVKTYRSHSIWGNFFQLQSIHHTNIVEELYKRFKGKEKMVGFYVFTRPVALILDLDLVRQILAKDFDHFSSRGSYHNDKDLLMSNIFFWEAERWRPLRNNMRTLFKPAKMRSMFNSVQKCAKNLIEAFDEALQLQENVHINKLSVLFTVDTITHCLFGLENSALRDQQNESGRIASTITARTNYCVIKQLLGLNYYGLLQALDMEVRLFGKEVELFFMGFLKQIFNDRERSGIKRHDMVDLLLEMRHNQGQPSMSNNEVIAQMFIFFLVSHESGAVAIAFVLYELAHHPHIQDKVREEILGVLKQHNNELSYEASMKLPYLEQVIAETNRRYPILNFLERTVTQDYRVENSNIVLEKGCTIYIPLQSIHYDPGFYESPQEFRPQHFHPSEAASRHPMAFLGFGEGPRNCIGMRMGQMQMILGLVALLSKFRFSVCEKTVQKFKISDHVFNTRVLDEIWLKVEKLEKL from the exons ATGTTATCATGGTTGGGTTACATTTTGATCGTTATGTCCTTGATGGGGGCATTTTTGTACCACAAATTTCTATATTGGCAACGTAAAGGTGTTAAAACATACCGCAGCCATAGCATCTGgggtaatttttttcaattgcaaAGCATTCATCACACAAACATAGTGGAAGAACTTTACAAGCGTTTCAAGGGTAAAGAGAAGATGGTGGGATTTTATGTCTTCACCCGACCGGTGGCCCTTATACTCGATCTGGACTTGGTGAGACAAATTTTGGCCAAGGATTTTGACCACTTTTCCAGTCGTGGCTCCTATCACAATGATAAGGATTTGCTGATGTCGAATATATTCTTTTGGGAAGCCGAAAGATGGAGACCTTTGAGAAATAACATGAGAACCTTATTTAAACCAGCAAAGATGAGATCCATGTTCAACAGCGTTCAAAAGTGTGCCAAGAATCTGATAGAGGCCTTCGATGAGGCTTTGCAATTGCAGGAGAATGTGCACATCAATAAACTGAGTGTTCTGTTTACAGTGGATACCATCACCCATTGTTTATTTGGCCTTGAGAACTCCGCTCTGAGGGACCAACAAAATGAGAGTGGCCGAATAGCTTCCACAATCACTGCAAGGACCAATTATTGTGTGATTAAGCAATTGCTGGGCTTAAATTATTATGGACTACTACAGGCTCTGGATATGGAGGTACGACTTTTTGGCAAAGAAgttgaattattttttatgggatttttaaaacaaattttcaatgatcGAGAAAGAAGTGGTATTAAAAGACATGATATGGTTGATCTCCTACTGGAGATGCGACATAACCAGGGGCAACCTAGCATGAGCAATAACGAGGTGATTGCccaaatgtttatatttttccTGGTTAGCCATGAATCAGGAGCTGTGGCCATAGCCTTTGTCTTATATGAACTGGCCCATCATCCCCACATACAGGACAAGGTCAGAGAAGAAATTCTAGGAGTTCTAAAACAACACAATAACGAGCTTAGCTATGAGGCTAGCATGAAATTGCCTTACTTGGAGCAAGTAATAGCAG AAACCAATCGTCGTTATCccattttaaactttttggAGCGCACTGTTACCCAAGACTATCGTGTTGAGAACTCCAACATTGTCCTTGAAAAAGGATGCACCATCTATATACCACTTCAAAGCATACACTATGACCCGGGGTTTTATGAAAGTCCTCAGGAATTTCGCCCTCAACACTTTCATCCCAGCGAGGCAGCCTCCAGACATCCCATGGCATTTTTGGGTTTTGGTGAAGGTCCTAGAAATTGTATTGGCATGCGTATGGGTCAAATGCAAATGATTTTGGGCCTTGTGGCTCTGTTGtcgaaatttagattttcagTTTGTGAAAAAACTgttcagaaatttaaaataTCCGATCATGTATTTAATACCAGAGTTTTGGATGAGATCTGGCTGAAGGTGGAGAAgttagaaaaattgtaa
- the LOC106093430 gene encoding cytochrome P450 6A1 yields MNFWLIIFWTFLSTSLSYLKVKYNYWDLKGIKQLKPHFIWGNLAKLKSLDHRYFMQEVYDAFHKQAKVAGAYIFTKPIAVILDLEVVKTLLIKDFDKFSTRLVYHNDKDILSRNFFNLEGVEWKPLRNTFSPTFSLEKMKFIFPTIKRIAENCLQAYEKCLEEAEDLNITDLNDRYVTDITGEVLLGLECNSLEDPNIEFRQVCRKMLRRSNFNIRWHIFKHTYVNIMKYFGHKNISHCIETFFRDTVCTNIKARERQAIVRHDFVDILLEMKTTTDMNLSYEDLASQLFIFFVAGFETSTATMSNALFELARHTQIQKKLRKEILKVLASHDNELSYEALMEMKYLDQVINETLRIYAPLSYLQRIASEDYQIPHTDIILDKGTEVFIPVRAIHYDAEIYKNPHEFQPERFSTHEVAQRHSQAFLGFGDGPRNCIGMLYGRIQVKLGLVMLLRHFRFTHSQKTCQEIEFSNHQFGTVPAADIYLKVEKLEGMC; encoded by the exons atgaaTTTTTGGTTAATCATATTTTGGACATTCCTATCAACATCGCTAAGTTATCTAAAAGTCAAATACAATTATTGGGACCTGAAAGGCATCAAACAACTAAAGCCCCACTTCATATGGGGAAATCTGGCCAAACTGAAGAGTTTGGATCACAGATATTTCATGCAAGAAGTCTATGATGCCTTTCACAAACAAGCCAAAGTGGCGGGAGCCTATATTTTCACCAAACCCATTGCTGTTATACTCGATTTGGAAGTGGTGAAAACGCTGTTGATCAAGGATTTCGATAAATTCTCCACACGTTTGGTATATCACAATGATAAGGACATACTctcgagaaattttttcaatctaGAGGGCGTTGAATGGAAACCCTTGCGAAATACGTTTTCTCCcacattttctttggaaaaaatgaaGTTCATATTTCCCACCATAAAGAGGATAGCAGAAAATTGCCTGCAGGCCTATGAAAAATGTCTGGAAGAAGCAGAGGATCTTAATATCACAGATCTGAATGACCGATATGTTACCGATATAACAGGAGAGGTTCTGTTGGGCCTGGAATGTAATAGCCTAGAAGATCCCAATATTGAGTTTCGACAAGTTTGCAGAAAAATGCTTAGAAGATCCAACTTCAACATACGCTGGCATATTTTCAAGCACACCTATGTTAACATTATGAAATATTTTGGTCACAAAAATATCTCCCATTGCATAGAGACTTTCTTTAGGGACACTGTCTGCACTAATATTAAGGCTCGTGAGCGACAGGCCATAGTACGCCATGACTTTGTTGACATTTTGCTGGAAATGAAAACCACAACGGATATGAATTTGAGCTATGAGGACTTAGCCTCACagctttttatattttttgtggcAGGTTTTGAGACCTCTACAGCCACCATGAGCAATGCCTTGTTTGAGCTGGCAAGACATACACaaatacaaaagaaattaagaaaagaaattttgaaggtATTGGCAAGTCATGATAACGAATTGAGCTATGAGGCCTTAATGGAAATGAAGTATTTGGATCAGGTGATCAATG AAACTCTGCGTATTTATGCCCCCTTATCCTATTTGCAACGCATAGCCAGTGAGGACTATCAAATACCTCATACAGATATTATTTTGGATAAAGGCACCGAAGTCTTCATACCAGTTCGTGCCATACATTATGATGCTGAAATCTATAAAAATCCCCATGAATTTCAACCTGAACGCTTCAGCACCCATGAAGTGGCCCAACGTCATTCGCAAGCCTTTTTGGGTTTTGGAGATGGTCCCCGAAATTGCATAGGCATGCTCTATGGTCGTATACAGGTGAAACTTGGTCTAGTTATGCTTTTGAGACATTTTCGCTTTACGCACTCGCAGAAGACATGCCAGGAAATAGAGTTTTCAAATCaccaatttggcacagtgccAGCAGCTGATATTTATCTAAAGGTAGAAAAGTTAGAGGGCATGTGTTGA